The Vibrio orientalis CIP 102891 = ATCC 33934 genomic sequence ATTGAACGCTTCCACGCTCCTGGCGGTATGGGTGTTCGTTGGGAATCACACATCTACACGGGTTACACAGTACCTCCTCACTACGATTCAATGATCGGCAAGCTGATCACATTCGGTGAGAACCGTGACGTAGCGATTGCTCGCATGAAGAACGCTCTGAGTGAAATGATTATTGAAGGCATCAAAGTGAACGTATCTCTACAAGAGTCGATCATGAACGATGAGAACTTCCAGCACGGTGGTGCAAACATCCATTACTTAGAGAAGAAACTGGGTCTTCAATAAGCCTAGATTCTAAATCTTGAAAAATGCTCACTTCGGTGGGCATTTTTGTTTTAGGGCATTTATTAACCTATAAAAGCGCCCATTTTCTGCTAAACTCTGCGCCAAATCACATCAATCAATGTAAAGAGCTCATACTCATGCCTTGGATTCAAATCAAACTCAATGCGACCAATGAAAACGCTGAACAGATCGGCGATATGCTTATGGAAGAGACTGGTGCGCTGTCTGTCACCTTCCTAGATGCGCAAGATACGCCTGTATTCGAGCCTCTACCGGGTGAAACTCGTCTTTGGGGTGATACGGATATCCTAGCGCTGTATGACGCTGAGGCAGACACTCAGTTTATTCTTGAGCAAACCAAGCTAAGTGGCTTATTGACAGAAGGCTTTGCTTACAAGGTCGAGCAACTTGAAGATAAAGACTGGGAACGTGAGTGGATGGATAACTTCCACCCAATGAAGTTCGGTGAACGTCTATGGATTTGCCCTAGCTGGCGTGAGATCCCCGAGCCAGACGCAGTCAACGTGATGCTCGACCCAGGCCTTGCATTTGGTACCGGCACTCACCCAACGACGGCTCTGTGTCTTGAGTGGCTAGAAGGTCTAGACCTGACAGGTAAAACTGTTATCGACTTTGGTTGTGGTTCTGGCATCTTGGCGATCGCCGCGATCAAACTGGGCGCTGAAAAAGTTATCGGGATCGACATTGATCCTCAAGCACTACTAGCTTCTAAAGATAATGCCGAGCGTAACGGCGTTGCTGACCAACTTGAAGTATTCCTACCTCAAGACCAACCTGAGGGCCTGATTGCTGACGTTGTGGTTGCCAACATTCTGGCCGGTCCACTACGTGATCTTTCATCGATTATTAAATCATTAGTGAAGCCAAATGGTGAGCTTGCGATGTCAGGTGTACTCGATACGCAAGCTGAAGATGTCGCTAACTACTACCGTGACGAACTTCACATTGATCCTATCAAAGAGCAAAGTGAATGGTGTCGCATCTCTGGTCGCAAGCAAGGCTAGATAAGACTTTGCGAGCTAATTGACTGATTTTTGGGCATTTTACGAAAACAATTTGTAAATGCTCAAATATTAGTCTTTTCACAGCGCAAAAAAATGCGTAAAATGCGCGCCCTTGCTGGTACTAAGCTGTGAAGACGTTTTGAAAATCGGAAACCACCAACTTAAGAACAATCTCATCGTTGCCCCTATGGCTGGCGTAACGGATAGACCATTCCGTGAGTTGTGCCTCCGCTATGGTGCTGGGATGGCCGTCAGTGAAATGATGTCGTCAAACCCAAAGCTATGGAAAACGTCAAAGTCGAAGCAACGCATGGTGCATGAAGGCGAATCGGGCATTCGCTCTGTACAGATTGCGGGAGCCGATCCACAGCTTATGGCCGACGCTGCTCAGTTTAGTGTTGAAAACGGTGCGCAAATCATCGACATCAACATGGGCTGTCCAGCAAAAAAAGTGAATAAGAAGCTAGCCGGCTCAGCGCTGCTTCAGTATCCAGATATCATCAAAGATATTCTGCAAGCTGTAGTGAACGCCGTGGATGTCCCTGTGACATTGAAAACCCGTACTGGCTGGGACACAGATAACAAAAACTGCGTCCAAATCGCTAAATTAGCCGAAGACTGCGGTATACAAGCTTTGGCCCTTCATGGGCGCACTAAAGCGTGTATGTACAAAGGTGAGGCCGAATACGACAGCATTAAAGCGGTAAAACAGGCGATCTCTATTCCGGTTATTGCTAACGGTGATATCGATAGCCCAGAGAAAGCTAAATTTGTCCTAGAGTACACCGGGGCAGACGCTTTAATGATTGGACGCCCTGCCCAAGGTCGTCCGTGGATTTTTCAGGAAATCCAACACTTTTTGGAAAACGGCACCACGATGCCTGATCTTCCTTATTCGGAAGTGAAAGACATCCTGCTTGGTCATGTGAACGCCCTGCATAGTTTCTATGGAGAGTATTTAGGCCCACGTATCGCGCGTAAGCACGTTGGTTGGTATCTAAAAGAGCATGAGCAAGCGAGTGAGTTTCGCCCTACCTTCAACGCCATCGACGCAGCTGAGCTGCAACTTGAAGCGTTAGAAGAGTATTTTGATAAAGCCTAATTAGTTGGAGCTACGGCTTCAAATATGACGGGTAAACGTTGCATCATAATTAAGAGAAGAGCTAGACCGAATATGTTCGAACAAAATCTGACTTCAGAAGCATTAACAGTAACTACAGTAACGTCACAAGACCAGATTACTCAAAAGCCTTTGCGTGACTCTGTTAAAGCATCTCTTAAAAACTACTTGGCTCAACTAAACGGCCAAGAAGTAACAGAACTATACGAATTAGTTCTAGCTGAAGTTGAACAGCCACTACTAGATACTATCATGCAGTACACTCGCGGTAACCAAACTCGCGCAGCAACTATGATGGGTATCAACCGCGGTACTCTTCGCAAAAAACTTAAGAAATACGGCATGAACTAATCGTTCATTCGAATTCTTGAATTCTAAAGCCGGGCTCACATTTGTGAGCCCGGCTTTTTGTTGCTTGATATATTGTTACCAACAATGTCATGCGAACAAATATTCACCATTCTGTGATCTATTGCGATTGCACAAGGTCAATGTAGCGATATAATAATCAATTACGTTTCCGTCTGGGCTCATCTACATGGTTGATATGCAAAGAGAAGAATGGCTTGGCTTGCTACTCAAAGAGCTGCCAGATCGTCTGATCGTTATCAACGAGCAAGGCTATGTGGTTGATAGCTTTAGCGAAGATAGCCAAAGCTGTATTACCTACCAGACATGCGAACAACAACCCTTCTATGACCTCGCTCCCAGCGTTATCAGCCACCAGCTAATAAGCAGTTTCGAGTTTGCGTTATCAAAGGGACAGCGATGTAGTTTCCGCTACTCGCTCAACCCAAGCCAACTGCTACAACTGTCGATTGAGGCTTTACAGGAATGGGGGGAAATCGAAGAGCGCTGGTTTGAAGCCACGTTTAAGCCAATCACCCTGTCCAATGGCAATCGCTATGTACTGTGGCAAGATAAAGAGATAACTCAATCTCACCTACATGAGACTGAGCTAAAAAGACTGGCAGAAACCGATGAGCTAACCGGTATATTGAACCGACGTGCCTTTATCCAAGGGCTTGAGTGTGAGTTCAATGCACCAGCTCCATTACTGTTATCCTGTTTAATGCTCGATATTGATCATTTTAAAGAGATCAACGATCAGGTTGGCCACCTTTCTGGCGACGAAGTCATTACCCAAGTTGCCCACATTTGCCAAGGGTTAATTCGCTCCAGTGACTATATTGGCCGCTTGGGCGGAGAAGAGTTTGGCATCGTATTGAGCCGCACTAACGCGATTCAAGCCTACGATATTGCTGAGCGAATTCGTCAATCGATAGAGACTACGCCATGCCATGTTGATGGGCATATTATCTATCCAACGGTAAGCATCGGTATTGCAGAGCTCAATAGCCAAGTTTCCTCGATTAAAGAATTACTAGTACAAGCAGATAAAGCGATGTACTACTCGAAGCAAACGGGTCGCAACCAAGTCACGCTGTATTACGATAGCCTCCCTGAGATCCAACCGAGCAGTGAACTTAAGGCCAACATTCGCCGCGCTTCGTAGCCCCAACAAACTGGCTTTAAGCAAGCCACTGACTGTCGCAACTCCAACTAATAGATATAAAAAAAGATAAGGACAGTGTCCTTATCTTTTGTCCGACTTATGCTTGAGGGGATTGAGCTGTCGAATTAGGTTGCGAGTTGGCTAGCGAAATTAATCTTTGAGAACTTTCACTGTGTAACTACCATCTTGCTGGCGATATAGGCCATGGATATCGGTTTCAAATCCTGGGTAGTGGGCACCAATCTCACACAGCATTTCCAAGAAATCC encodes the following:
- the fis gene encoding DNA-binding transcriptional regulator Fis, which produces MFEQNLTSEALTVTTVTSQDQITQKPLRDSVKASLKNYLAQLNGQEVTELYELVLAEVEQPLLDTIMQYTRGNQTRAATMMGINRGTLRKKLKKYGMN
- the prmA gene encoding 50S ribosomal protein L11 methyltransferase, which gives rise to MPWIQIKLNATNENAEQIGDMLMEETGALSVTFLDAQDTPVFEPLPGETRLWGDTDILALYDAEADTQFILEQTKLSGLLTEGFAYKVEQLEDKDWEREWMDNFHPMKFGERLWICPSWREIPEPDAVNVMLDPGLAFGTGTHPTTALCLEWLEGLDLTGKTVIDFGCGSGILAIAAIKLGAEKVIGIDIDPQALLASKDNAERNGVADQLEVFLPQDQPEGLIADVVVANILAGPLRDLSSIIKSLVKPNGELAMSGVLDTQAEDVANYYRDELHIDPIKEQSEWCRISGRKQG
- the dusB gene encoding tRNA dihydrouridine synthase DusB, with the translated sequence MKIGNHQLKNNLIVAPMAGVTDRPFRELCLRYGAGMAVSEMMSSNPKLWKTSKSKQRMVHEGESGIRSVQIAGADPQLMADAAQFSVENGAQIIDINMGCPAKKVNKKLAGSALLQYPDIIKDILQAVVNAVDVPVTLKTRTGWDTDNKNCVQIAKLAEDCGIQALALHGRTKACMYKGEAEYDSIKAVKQAISIPVIANGDIDSPEKAKFVLEYTGADALMIGRPAQGRPWIFQEIQHFLENGTTMPDLPYSEVKDILLGHVNALHSFYGEYLGPRIARKHVGWYLKEHEQASEFRPTFNAIDAAELQLEALEEYFDKA
- a CDS encoding GGDEF domain-containing protein — translated: MVDMQREEWLGLLLKELPDRLIVINEQGYVVDSFSEDSQSCITYQTCEQQPFYDLAPSVISHQLISSFEFALSKGQRCSFRYSLNPSQLLQLSIEALQEWGEIEERWFEATFKPITLSNGNRYVLWQDKEITQSHLHETELKRLAETDELTGILNRRAFIQGLECEFNAPAPLLLSCLMLDIDHFKEINDQVGHLSGDEVITQVAHICQGLIRSSDYIGRLGGEEFGIVLSRTNAIQAYDIAERIRQSIETTPCHVDGHIIYPTVSIGIAELNSQVSSIKELLVQADKAMYYSKQTGRNQVTLYYDSLPEIQPSSELKANIRRAS